The Gossypium hirsutum isolate 1008001.06 chromosome A13, Gossypium_hirsutum_v2.1, whole genome shotgun sequence nucleotide sequence tttaatccctataaattttgaaaataaataactaaagacaattaatatttttctatcgatgttatataattttgattaatatagtaataaattaaattcccaatatttataaattctattaatttgatcctGATCTAAAAATATATCAACAAagaatgtataattttaaaaaaatccaaaaagtttataatatatattatagacAAAgtaaattttgaagattaaatttGTTAGTATACAgatcaaaattatataaaattaataaaaatattaattgtctTAAGATgctcacttttaaaattaacagggactaaattgttatatttttttattgaaccaatttacttaatataaaaaatgaaatacagaaaaaaatattttttacctaCGAAAGGGGTTAAATGGGTAATATatactaattttcttttaattggtCAAATAAACCCTTTTTTTCAAGATTTAGAGGTATAAGATATAAGTTGACTTTGATAAGAGAGAGTATGAAATCGTGTCTAACTGGACAATTTTCTACTGACATGTCAAAAAGCTCGTACAGTTGAATAAACTTTCATACATTCTTTCTAacctattttattaaattttgaaaaaaataaaaaaggacttgGATTTCGCATATTTAGTCTATTTAACCAACAAAAGGCAttattttaaactcaaatttggattttttttttattttactctaAGGCGGTGCATAGGATAATACATAATTACCCCTTTTCAAATAGACCCACAACATCTAAAATACGAAATCAAAGGGTGGAGATCGGGGATGTGTTCCATGGGGCCGGATGCAGAGAATCAAAACTGTGCTGCTTAAGTATAAATCCAATTTAAATTACATCATACGGTACGGGGGGGAAGAAGTTTTGTCAGAAAGATAGTAACTCAACGTGCACTAATACTGTAACTGAAGCTGTTCATTATTTACGCGCTCCCAAAATGCGTGCTCTTCACACTCcactttcttttaatttttaaaatttttaaaaaattttcacgTGCTTCCATTGTAGTAATTattaatttgtctaatttaaaatctttcctttttattaaaaatatataataatttatttatccttccaaatttttttaaaaaatcatttttgtttcctatttaaattttcatccttttttaattattatatttatattatttatcaagtaatctaaaaaatgataaaaaaatttacatttattaattttgctgacaataattttttaaaaattttaaaaatattaatttttatacttttttaataatttcaatatttttaggaatttaaataatacttttatatattattaaattaatttattttaatattaaagttgttaatttcttttattttaataaatgatataaatatatttacaatGAATTAAATACAAAACTCGTGATTGAGTATTCAATCCTCGCTCTGAGTATGGAGTAACTTTAAAACTTATGACAAACATCTATCTTTTAATGGGcttacaaaatacaaaaaattaattactaacatCGTTTCGATAGATACCTCGAGacctcaaatatatataaatatttgtgtatatataattatatatataacataaaataatagtagtAGAAATgcaaatgtaattaaatattgcATTATCCATTTATCCAAATATAAAATGGTTGGTTAATAAAAAAAGGcttataataagaataataattaataacaaagcAAGTGAATAGATctaacaaaatttactattaaGGATAATATAGtggaattaaaaaattataaatatatatttaaataaaaaactttacaAAGTGagtcatgttttttttttcaattttttttgatatattcaatttatggtgattctgtattatcttaattttatttatggaGTTTTTCAATTTCGTAgataatgtataaaataattattttttaatatcgtACGACgattttgtgtttatgtattTGTGAAACAGTTTATGTTTTCAATCAATGTTTGTAGTAAGTTTTTAGAATTGGACCGATGTTCAAACCGACCAAATGGTTtgttcttgattcaatcgttcGGTTcaattttaattacataaattatttaaaaagtcatgaaagttaaatttttttaaaaatatataaaaaaatgcaaatGAATCAATCCCAAGCAATTTGCTCAAAAGTTGGTTCAACCCATTGTTTGAACTGTATACTGATCAGTTCTAGATTTTATCGATTTGACCAATTAGCCTGATTTGGTTCCAACAATCTAATCAATTCAACCCTTAAAGTCTTGAATTCAAATAACGTGAACgaagaaaaaaaatactaaaaaaatttgaattgatgATCAAATTGACCGATTGGTCgatctaattttaattaaataaatcatttaaaattttacaaaaaatttaaaaacatcattaaaaaatataaaaacttgatccaattaattttttaaccCGACTCAATCAATTTCTAGTGGTTCCAGCTAAAAGTCATTTCAATTTATTGTCTGGATCAATATACTGATCAATTCTCGATCAATTAATTTGATGAGTCAACCTGATATAGTTCAAACAACCTTGTTTTGCGGTTTATTTGAAAACCCGAActgaattaatattttaatcagaatctaatataattatgaaaaaatcaaattaaaatttaaaaataaaagaagagacaATTTCCCTTTCAAGTTTATTGAAGCAGATCTGAATCTCCTCCCCACTTAGCCTAGTTTTGTCCATTTCTGTAAAAGACAAATCTCCCCTCCCTACCATAAcacaatcaatattttaatacCATAAAGTAAACAATTTTCTTTAAATAGAGGAAAAATTACACTAGTGTCACTCACTTATTGgtaattttcaattttagtctaataattatgaaaagttataaaatgatcatttgaTTAAATTACCATCGTAAGGAACAACTTTAGCTCTTAATATTTACACATCAtgtaatttgattcttttttcaaatttactTTTCTTTATCCCCCTTTTgcctaaaaaatttttaaaaaaaattatcagttaaatttttcaccaaaaattcaagataataatattcatattttcttattcttttaaaaataactCTCAATGTTTCAAAGAAAAAGGCAAGGTTTAAAGTTTAATATTATGCCAAGTGATTTTCCCGTtagtaatttaactaaaaaagacACAACCGAAAagttaaatgattattttgtagTGTTTCATAGTTGAGTAACTAAAAAGGAAATCTACTAATAGTTAAATGACTAgaagtgtaatttacccttaaaaatatttaaaccccaatataaaaaaaccataaatttacTCTCCCGAGGTTGCCTGCTCTGCTCTGCACTgtctttttttgtgtgtgtggtTCTAATTTCTAAagttcccctttttcttttttcccatcatcaaaagtataaaataaaaaaataaaaaagaagaagaagaaaaagtgagaaaatttGCAGGAAAACGccatttttgtttataatttcataataattttactggaaaaaaataatatttaaaacccATATCCATCATTGCCCTTTTGAAAGCAAAGTCCACTCCTTTATTTCACTCTTTTCTCTGTcttatcctcttcttcttcttcatcgtcTCTCAAGACTGGTTTTTTTAAAAGCTTTTTTCAGCTTTTTTTTGTTGTTCAATTCCTGCCATGGATTCATATGAAGCAACGAGGATAGTGTTTTCTAGGATCCAAAATTTAGACCCTGAAAATGCTTCTAAAATCATAGGTTACCTTCTTCTTCAAGACCATGGTGACAAAGAGATGATACGTTTAGCTTTTGGACCTGAAGCTTTAATCCATTCTTTGATCTTTAAAGCTAAAACCCATCTAGGTCTCCCCATTTCTAACCCACCTTCGCCGTCTCCTCCTCCGCCGTTCTCTTACGCCGGTGTCGTTAATGGGTGTGCCAAATCTTTGCATGGTGTTGCCGCCAACGACAATGTTGGATTCGTGGATGATTTTCAGTTTCAAGAACATGTTTCGGATTATTTGACCGGCGGTAGTGGGGGATACGCCGATTCGACTTTACATCGACGGAGTTTCTCGGTTCCGGGACTGTGTTTAACCGGTGAAGATCTGAAACCTTGTTTGTATTTTGCTCGAGGGTTTTGTAAGAACGGTAGTAAGTGTAAGTTTATCCATGGAGATCACTGTGCTGAGAACGAGTTGGAACACTGCCAAGAGCTGCTCAGATCGAAATCTTTCCAACAAGCGGCGGCGACGGTGACGGCATCACAGTTCATGGCCGGTGGTGCTTCTTTGCCGTACAGGTGAAGCTTAGCTtaatctcctttttttttttcgttAATTTAAGTGTAAATAACATTTTTCCATTGCAGATCACCATTGATGATAACAGATGAGCTTCATAAATACGGTCGGTGCCGGGCCGAAGCAGCCATGGGAGCTAATTCAAACTCTAGGCAAATTTATTTAACATTTCCAGCTGACAGTACTTTTAAAGAAGAAGATGTTTCGAATTATTTCAGGTAACTGTATCCGCCATTGTTGGTTCTTGTTCGAGCTTCCATTGTagagtttttaagttttttttctcaTGCCATTTTGTGTTTTATATAGCATTTATGGACCTGTACAAGATGTTAGAATACCTTATCAACAAAAAAGGATGTTCGGTTTCGTCACGTTCGTGTATCCCGAAACAGTGAAGCTCATTTTATCGAAAGGAAACCCGCATTTCGTTTGTGATTCTCGGGTTCTCGTTAAACCGTACAAGGAGAAAGGCAAAGTTCATGAGAAGTATGATTTTTCGGTTTTTCGTTATCTATATGTTGCATATATTGTCTGCATTGTATCGATGTAATTCATGTTATTTGATTAGGAAGCAACAACAATTGGAGAGAGGAGAGTATTCCGCCACTCCGGTTGATTCCCGGGAACCATTTGATCTTCAACTCGGTGCGTATAGAAACAAAGAACTAGGTTTCGGTTTATGTACTACTTGATCGTGAGCTTTTTCAATTTGAACTTGTTTAGGTACGAGAATGTTTTATAATGCTCAAGAGATGATGTTACGAAGGAAACTTGAGGAGCAGGCCGATTTACAACAGGCCATCGAACTACAAGGAAGAAGGTTAATGAATTTGCAGCTTTTGGACCTCAAAAACCAACACCATTCTTCGTTTCATCACAGTTTGTCCACTGGTTCTCCCATTCCTTCGCCGACTGTTTCCCGTATTCCCACCAATCAGGCTCGTATTTTCCCAGTTGAAGCAACCCTAGAAGGTTTATAACACTTAACACTGCCGAGAACAGTTCAAATTAACTTTCGTGTTCCATTATTCATTTCagttttgctttttcttttcctgcAGATAATGGTGGTTTGAAATCACCAGCTGCCGATAAGCTGCTCGAGGAAGTTAAGCCAGTTTGTAACCATAAAAGCGACAACGGCATTACCGTTACCAAGGAGGATAAGGCCAATACCGAACAAAACGACTTCCCCCAAAGGTATAAAGATTGtcattaaatttaacattaaaaaacaTATATCCCCATTACACGAAGCGTGTTCGGTTCTACGTAATGCTTCCACTTTGTGGCGATCATTTGAATCGTTTCTTATCTGTATTTATTATTTGTTGGCCTTTTCTGTTGCAGCTTGGAGCATATTCTCCCCGATAACCTTTTCGCATCACCTAAGAAGTCAACTGGCGAGTGCTTCACCGTCTTTACCGACGAGAAAAACCGTTCACCGGCCAACACCTCCGGCCTCAACGTGGCTTCTCTCAAATCATGTTTCCTACAGCTCCCCAGGTAAAACATTCCGTACATAAGAAGACGACAATAACCCCGTTCCTTCGAATACGAAAAACCAAAGCTAACTAAGAACATTCCATTTGGCTGCCATTACAGGTTTTCATCAGGACAAGGAGCTTAAAGGAACTGAAACTCTCTTCTAACAAGTAGACATGGTAAGACACATATATTAACATTGTTGGAAAACTTTGCCCAAATTTAATGAATTTTAGTAAAAGTACGatggaggcccttgtactaaggaccaaattgaattttGCCCTCTATActtaaaaaataagcaaattagtccctgaatgttagatcaaagagtaaatcggttcttttattaaagatttcatttattttactgttaaaaactgatcTTTGTACATTAGTGATACTATTTGATTACTCTTGTCATTCATAtcagtttttaataatagaaatggacGAAATCTTTATAAAAAAAGATCAGTTTGcttattaggattaaattgtcCATATATTTTGAGTAGTAAGGGACAAAAAAATGCAAACAATACTTAGTACAAGGACCTCCATGGTATTTTTACCAATGATTTTCATAATGTTGAAACTGTTTTTTTCCTGAACATTTGCAGAAAACATTGAGAAGATCATACAAAaggaatagaaaaaaaaagtccTCTAGCTAGCTGTATAGCCAAAAAACCATACCCAAAAACTGCAGCAATATCATCATCATATGATCATTATGATCATCATCATGATGAATACATACTACTTACAATGAATTAAAGATACATATAAATGTATAGGTAAAGGACAGTAGGTTCTTTTTCTCTGTGTATGTTGGACCATACAGTAAAATTAGACCCAGTAataactctcttttttttattaccTGATACTGTAATATTATTTCAGTTTACCCTTTGCTCGAAATTGTAAACAATCCTAATTTCGTGGTTTTTAGTAGTATAGAAtatgaataacttcatatatgaaAGTTCCAAAAGGgagaaattatgaaaaaaaagctGCAACTTTGGCAACTTTCTTtttcgttattattattatttaatttattgttcATGGATATTATTGCAAAACAaggaaatgttttttttttttggaattgttAGTGCCATTTTACCGTTCGGGTTTGTGGTTGCTCCTGTATTTTTTAAGGTTCGAAAACGGGTTTTTCTTTGAGAATGTGATATGTTTTATCATTATATTCAATATTTGTTAGCTAGcgtgcaaataaaataaaaaaatttgtggttattcttaacaataattttttaaggTTTGAATTGCATTCAACACTTGGTGTGTAAATCAGGGGAAAATGAAGTAAAAAGATAGATTCGTGATTGTTCTTAACAATGTCAGATTGTTTTtaacaatgttatttttaaagtttgaatttagatttttttttaaatgtaatatgttttatcattatatttaacATTTGTTGGTGTATagataagaaaaatattataatttttaaaaaaaagtgaagtaaAAAGATCCGGTTCGGTTTTTTTTAGAATGTAACGTAGCTTGTCGTTggattcattatttatttgtgtgcaaaatttaaaaaaaaaattaagtaaaaaagaaaagGTGGTTGATTCATGTGAATAAAGGTGACTGTCTTTTAGGTTTTTTGTGGTATGATATGTCTTATTTTATAGGTGGGGGAAGGGTCACATTGTCACATGGGGATCTGACAATTTATATCAATGACATCtttgtgttttctttttaaatttaaatttaaattttaaaattttatttttaaaaattttatttttttagattttaaattaaattttaattattagtattgttaaatttgttgctgtaaaattttgaaattaaaaaaaaaacttgataatTGATagtaatgtaattaaaaaataagattaataaatttaaatttaacaaaataattaatcgtattaataattgaattgaaaaatagagatattaactttttaaaaataaaaatataaggtaaatttcaatcatatatatatattgttctgggttttcttatgtttagCATAAATCTTGATTAAATCCAGAATGGAGTCGAGTCAACTTTTATTTGAGAAGcgagttttttttaatatttttttttaataagattcgaatttaaaactttattttagttctaacaagtattaaaattttgtcataAATGATACGGTTCAACGAGATTCGCAATTTAATTGAGGTGTAATTATcgaatacaaaataaaaaaattaagagtaataatattttgtcaatttaacattttattcattGGGGGTTGGGGAAAAATGGAAATGTTTTTAGCATAGTCTTAAATCATGTTGGTCTGCATGCAATTGTGTGTTAAATGCTTGTGCTGCCTACAGTCCCAACTTTATCTTATGCCATATTTACACATATTTTTGTCCCCCCACCctaacttcttcttttttggtGGTTGTCAACATTAATGAGatgtttatatgttatatataaggAGGGTGAACTTAGAAAATTGTTTTAGggataaaaaagaataaaaataatgtgGAAGGGTATCacagtataattttattattatattaatttataattttaaaaggactaaataaataatttttatttaggaGGGTCAAGACTAGTGTCTACCTCTATTCTCTTCGCCTctatatataaagtttaaaaaaaaaatcaacaaaaacaacattaactggattttttttttcttaccttCAAGAGAGGAAGATGAATGTTGGCGACTAGTGCTGAAAAACATTGCTGGCTGGGTCAAGATCGCAATAGAGGggaaaggggaaggggaaggggaaggggaagaagggtaagacatttttctAAGAAAGATTCATTTTCCCATGTTCTGGTTAATGATTTACAGTGggaattcattttccaccaaTCAAACAccgtaaaataatgaaaaatttttaCGAAAGACATTTTATTGACAAACAAACGGACCCTAAGTATGACTTTTAACTATActatttaaaaagtatttttttaaatatattctcaatttttttattttgaaatatccATATCACAGGTAATAATGATTACTTTAACacgttataatttttaaaattttaaaccaaatcaAACCGAACATCAAATATAACCAAACGAAAGCTAATTCCATTGATTCATTTcggttttttttaagtatttatttgagttatttttattgattatattaaaataaataaaaattaaaattgattcgttttggatgatttttttaatattaatcttcattataggttcttataatataatatttagaacTATCCATAACTCCTCTCAAAcccttaaataggaagataatacaCTTTAGTACAATCGAATCTACGTCCTCTTACACTAACAATAATATCAATACTAATCGAACTAAAACTAGTCGAGAGATGAAACATTTTTCCTCAATGAACTAAAAATTGAAACCAACAAATTTAtgtaataaatcaaatttttatttgaagTGTCTCAATCACTATTGTGGGTAATAGTGTCAATATCATTTGCCCCAATTTTCATGCAAGATAGCTGGATAACTTTGctgatataatataatatagtataatataatataatataatataaaaaggcATAATTAAGCAAAattggtttttttattataaagttAAATATATGATTGTGGGTTTTAAagtcaaaatcatcaaacattttATGTGAACATCCAaagtggaaattttgaaagtgaaGTTGTATGATTACTTTCATATCTTTGTCCTCTTTTATTGCTGACTTATTAGCCTATTGTTGTCACCTTGTCTTAATCATTTAGTATTggtttgtttttgagcttaatccctatgaattatattatttttgcaatttagtactttaacctttttttttcacaGTTTGCCCCATAAATTTGCCAATAATGTGACATGTAGACTTATCATGTGTTGGGATATTCACCCAAGTCCAAAGGTCTATTCGAAATTTGAGAATATTTGGGTTAAAAAGAAATAGGTTTGTTTAAAAATATGAGCCAAGCTTGGGCTTAAACATTTAATGCTTGAGTCGGCATAACCGTTTTCTAGAGTCTGATAATGTtttatattgtgtaatttataaCACGTAAAAAATTAGATCTATAGTAGCATATAATATTACTATGtaatataatgtaaacattaaaaattgttaagataactatatataaaattattaaatattagattaaaaataatataaatatattttattttatttttttaaatatgggcAGGTCTAAAATGAGCTTAGATTAACTACAAAAATggatgggcttggacaaaattttaagtccATGTATTGAGTCGAATTGGGCTTGAATAAGCATGAAACGTGTTAATATAATGTTTAGGGCCTACTCGACTCAACCCATGACTACCTCGAGTGACATGACATTATTATTGGACATCTATAATTTTTAAGTGAATAGAGACAAGAATGATAGTTTAAGtgtgataaaaaaaatagataattgaaaaaataagaccatttgtttactcatttttgtcattttttgtcattttggcccttattctttttttgggttattttgaccctcgatatttaaaatttagttaaactACGCTTTTGGATAAAAAGACTTactaaatcttaaaatttaacaGCATTGATGTGGCCACTGGTGTGGCAGTCCACGtctaattcataaaaaataaaagaataaaaataaatatttaaaaatcaacttttttttttaaagttcatataaacttttagaaaatttatcCATGTTAGCATTGAATTATACGTAAAATGTCACGTGAGTTGTCATGTCAATACTATTAAAATTTTGACAGTTTAATCAATATTCCGTATTCTAATTCTATAAGTGAAGTTGATATTTTATTATGtgttcttaaattattatttaaaaaaaaacttgtaattttttttaataaaataaagaataaattaccaaaataaccatttttatttccctcaggttatattttagtcactttacGTTTTAGCCTCTTACGTTAACGTGTTGTAACtttttagtcattgagccgttaattgctattaatggtgtaacggtaagttgacatagcatgttaaatcatcatttaaaacaaaaaatttaggttaaattatacaattagtcctcgtattttttcgttttgagtaatttaaattttttttcttttatgttcttgtaacttcctttttttcttcttccttattCTGCATTCTTTTCTGCTTCTCcttctattttcctcccttcttcatctcttttaacgtaaaaaaaattctcaaaatgaaaaaatatagggactaattgtataatttaacctaaaaatttcgtttgaaatgatgatttaacgtgccacgtcagatTACTGTTATATTGTTAACGACAATTAatgcttagtgactaaaatgttacaatacgttaacataagtgactaaagcgtaacattttaaacataaataattattttggtaatttaccctaaaataaattaaaaattttgaaaaaatatggttttaacttattttaaaataaataaacatgcaCATTGcatgtatattattttaattttaattttatatattttttaattataattattaatttagttggTATCACGTAAGCATATAGATTTTGATATTGTTTATCCAAAAATAGCATGTCTTTTCAAATCTCGATGTAAGGCTAATATGGTAATTCGCCCGTTCCTTAAAGAAagggcaaaaaaaaaacaatattaatcAAATTAGTACATGGCTACAACATTTCCTACCTAATTGATTTCATCTTATTATCATGCCATCTTtggttttctttttataattataaatttagtccttcatgtttatatttttttatcaaattgaccctTATTGTATTAGCTAAATTTAGTCatcaatctttttaaaaaaaatcaagttattattttttaacaaaaataatgactaaaacgttaaatttttaaatacggTAGCCCACATCACAATTTACGT carries:
- the LOC107939450 gene encoding zinc finger CCCH domain-containing protein 22; translated protein: MDSYEATRIVFSRIQNLDPENASKIIGYLLLQDHGDKEMIRLAFGPEALIHSLIFKAKTHLGLPISNPPSPSPPPPFSYAGVVNGCAKSLHGVAANDNVGFVDDFQFQEHVSDYLTGGSGGYADSTLHRRSFSVPGLCLTGEDLKPCLYFARGFCKNGSKCKFIHGDHCAENELEHCQELLRSKSFQQAAATVTASQFMAGGASLPYRSPLMITDELHKYGRCRAEAAMGANSNSRQIYLTFPADSTFKEEDVSNYFSIYGPVQDVRIPYQQKRMFGFVTFVYPETVKLILSKGNPHFVCDSRVLVKPYKEKGKVHEKKQQQLERGEYSATPVDSREPFDLQLGTRMFYNAQEMMLRRKLEEQADLQQAIELQGRRLMNLQLLDLKNQHHSSFHHSLSTGSPIPSPTVSRIPTNQARIFPVEATLEDNGGLKSPAADKLLEEVKPVCNHKSDNGITVTKEDKANTEQNDFPQSLEHILPDNLFASPKKSTGECFTVFTDEKNRSPANTSGLNVASLKSCFLQLPRFSSGQGA